The following are encoded in a window of Flavobacterium sp. WC2421 genomic DNA:
- a CDS encoding T9SS C-terminal target domain-containing protein: MKTVLLFFFLFITATYAQISGCTDPLSINYNSLATINDGSCRYRSTKIKPVYSASLPKNLNESSGLTQSNSLLWTINDDTDTALYALDTSGNIKQKVVLKNVSNKDWEEISQDSSYFYIGDFGNNVSGNRKDLHILKVEKKSLKSLNQKIDTISFSYSDQTDFTPLQPNTTNFDCEAFIVTNDSIYLFTKKWNKQNTSVYSLPKTPGNYIAQYKETFKIKGLVTGATYLPSQNSIALCGYSKTLHPFIYLLYNYTKTSFFNGNKRKIKLQLPFHQVEGIATADGLHYYLTNENFTRKPFVNSPQKLHQFDLSAYLSLYLIK, translated from the coding sequence CCACTTTCTATAAATTACAATTCATTAGCCACAATAAATGACGGCAGTTGTCGCTATCGTTCTACGAAAATTAAGCCAGTTTATTCTGCTTCTCTTCCTAAAAATTTAAATGAAAGTTCGGGTTTAACCCAAAGTAATTCGCTGTTATGGACTATTAATGACGATACCGATACTGCACTTTATGCGCTAGATACTTCAGGAAATATCAAACAAAAAGTGGTGCTAAAAAACGTATCCAATAAAGACTGGGAAGAAATTTCACAAGACAGTTCTTATTTTTACATTGGTGATTTTGGGAATAATGTATCTGGGAACCGAAAGGACTTACACATTTTAAAAGTAGAAAAAAAGTCGCTAAAATCACTCAACCAAAAAATAGATACTATTTCTTTTTCGTACTCTGACCAAACTGATTTCACTCCCTTACAACCCAATACTACCAATTTTGACTGTGAAGCTTTTATTGTTACAAACGACAGTATTTATTTGTTTACCAAAAAATGGAATAAACAAAACACCAGCGTTTACTCTTTACCAAAAACACCCGGAAATTATATTGCACAATACAAAGAGACCTTTAAAATAAAAGGATTGGTCACAGGAGCAACCTATTTACCTTCACAAAACAGTATTGCTTTATGTGGTTACAGCAAAACTTTACACCCTTTTATTTACCTGCTTTATAATTACACTAAAACCAGTTTTTTTAATGGAAATAAGCGAAAAATAAAACTCCAACTTCCTTTTCATCAAGTTGAAGGAATTGCGACTGCAGACGGGTTGCATTATTATTTAACCAATGAAAATTTTACTAGAAAACCATTTGTAAATTCTCCCCAAAAATTACATCAATTTGACTTAAGTGCTTATTTGTCTTTGTATCTGATAAAATAA